A genomic segment from Hippoglossus stenolepis isolate QCI-W04-F060 chromosome 3, HSTE1.2, whole genome shotgun sequence encodes:
- the rbm12 gene encoding RNA-binding protein 12, with the protein MAVVIRLQGLPIVAGTMDIRHFFSGLTIPDGGVHIVGGEHGEAFIVFATDEDARLGMMRTGGSIKGSKVSLLLSSKTEMQNMIELSRRRFEAGAGAVETAAPTAGNANRQGGTAPMPTVQPGAGGRSGSHGNQGFSNTSASVTAASSIQEPPSHKVAASLASIVHCFPNSYSSTPTITTALASLNAGPPPIPPLPSMPSMPPMPTLPSIPVPPPVSSLPPVPTVSPMSQGPPMPPMSHLSHMSSLPPFNPSLPPPAGLGPGLPLGTPNSMLFNPLSPLASLGLQAHMKAAAAVATGVGIANPDELFVLLQNLPFSCSEVEVREFFRGLGVDGARLLRDGQGRPTGRAMVKFFSPQDSFEAVKRGGGMMGQRFIEITPSSERQWASLSDGMMGHAPHNSSKSDHINEFHDHQHRRGNAGSGGRDQRGRSRSPHRQEFCVYLKGLPYEADKKQIKEFFNNLSIVEDSVYIAYGPNGRATGEGFLEFKAEQDHKTALGAHMQYMGTRFIQVQPISRKGMLEKIDSIRKREATQGDGKNQDGLKAPRNCAHITNIPYNISKKDVRAFLDGVGLYEDTLKVLTDSHGNGLGQSIFQLRTEEDARKAERLHRQKLNGRDAFIHLVTFEQMKEIERNPPPQNKRGQRNQNQQGQNQNPHQQTQPSPQQPQINPFAGISGEEFNFLRNTMGNLNNAPFVTPFSAPGNGLAGPPPLPPLTAGLGDVNLGVAPPLVAGLPGAPIMEPPGFRTGTGGGAPFSQDGLRGLVPFESANRKASGGGQNRGGGANSNQGRPGGGATGGQQVFTQGADSLRNQPAPGGSNNPNSQRGAAGPTIVKLQNMPFTVTVDEIMDFFYGYQVLQGSVCLQFSEKGLPTGEAMVAFQNHEEAAAAVMDLNDRPIGARKVKISLG; encoded by the coding sequence ATGGCGGTAGTCATCAGACTGCAGGGTCTGCCCATAGTGGCTGGGACCATGGACATCAGACACTTCTTCTCAGGCCTCACCATCCCTGACGGGGGAGTGCACATCGTAGGGGGTGAGCATGGCGAGGCCTTCATCGTTTTTGCCACTGATGAGGATGCTCGGCTGGGGATGATGCGTACAGGCGGGTCCATTAAAGGCTCCAAAGTGTCGCTGTTGCTGAGCAGTAAGACAGAAATGCAGAATATGATTGAACTCAGTCGCCGCAGGTTTGAGGCTGGAGCAGGTGCTGTTGAAACAGCTGCACCTACAGCAGGGAATGCCAATCGGCAAGGGGGCACAGCCCCTATGCCCACAGTGCAGCCAGGGGCAGGGGGGAGAAGTGGTAGCCATGGAAACCAGGGTTTCAGTAACACCTCTGCCTCAGTGACAGCTGCAAGCTCAATACAGGAGCCACCAAGCCACAAAGTAGCAGCCAGCTTGGCTAGCATAGTGCACTGCTTCCCCAACAGTTACAGCTCAACACCTACAATCACCACAGCCCTTGCATCACTCAATGCAGGCCCCCCGCCCATCCCTCCACTTCCCAGCATGCCTTCCATGCCCCCCATGCCTACACTGCCCAGCATTCCAGTTCCACCTCCAGTGTCCTCGCTACCCCCTGTCCCTACTGTCTCCCCCATGTCACAAGGCCCTCCAATGCCTCCTATGTCTCACCTCTCCCACATGTCTTCCCTGCCTCCCTTTAACCCCTCCCTACCTCCCCCAGCAGGATTAGGCCCAGGTCTTCCTCTTGGAACCCCCAATTCAATGCTGTTTAATCCTCTCTCCCCCCTGGCCTCTCTTGGCCTTCAGGCCCACATGAAGGCTGCAGCGGCTGTAGCCACTGGGGTAGGAATAGCTAATCCGGATGAGTTGTTTGTCCTACTGCAGAATCTCCCATTCTCCTGCTCAGAGGTGGAGGTCAGGGAATTCTTCCGGGGTCTGGGTGTGGATGGGGCTCGTCTGCTGAGGGATGGGCAAGGTCGGCCAACTGGCAGGGCTATGGTTAAGTTCTTCTCACCTCAGGACAGCTTTGAAGCAGTGAAGCGGGGAGGTGGCATGATGGGTCAAAGGTTCATTGAAATCACTCCATCCTCTGAGCGGCAGTGGGCCAGCCTCAGTGACGGTATGATGGGTCATGCTCCACATAATAGCAGCAAATCAGATCACATCAACGAATTTCACGACCACCAGCACCGTCGTGGTAATGCTGGGTCCGGAGGTAGGGATCAGCGAGGAAGGTCAAGATCTCCCCACCGGCAGGAATTCTGTGTCTACCTGAAGGGCCTTCCCTATGAGGCAGACAAGAAACAGATTAAGGAGTTCTTTAACAATTTGTCTATTGTCGAGGACAGTGTCTACATCGCCTATGGACCCAATGGGCGAGCCACAGGAGAAGGCTTCCTTGAGTTCAAAGCAGAACAGGACCACAAGACTGCTCTGGGTGCTCACATGCAGTACATGGGCACCCGCTTTATACAGGTCCAGCCAATCAGCCGGAAAGGAATGCTTGAAAAGATTGATTCCATCCGCAAACGTGAAGCAACACAGGGTGATGGCAAGAACCAGGATGGCCTGAAAGCTCCCAGGAACTGCGCCCACATCACCAACATTCCTTACAACATCTCCAAGAAGGATGTTCGTGCCTTCCTCGATGGTGTAGGGCTTTATGAGGACACCCTGAAGGTTCTGACAGATAGCCATGGCAATGGTTTAGGGCAATCCATCTTCCAGCTGCGAACTGAGGAAGACGCCCGCAAAGCTGAAAGACTGCACCGTCAAAAACTCAATGGCCGTGATGCCTTTATCCACCTAGTGACCTTTGAGCAAATGAAGGAAATCGAGAGAAATCCTCCCCCTCAGAACAAGAGGGGTCAACGCAACCAAAATCAGCAGGGCCAAAATCAGAATCCGCACCAGCAAACCCAGCCCAGTCCCCAGCAGCCCCAGATCAACCCATTTGCTGGGATTAGTGGGGAAGAGTTTAACTTTCTCAGAAACACTATGGGGAACCTCAATAATGCCCCCTTTGTGACTCCATTCTCAGCCCCAGGGAATGGGCTGGCAggccctcctcctctgcctcccctgACAGCAGGGCTGGGAGACGTGAATCTGGGTGTGGCTCCACCACTAGTTGCCGGTCTTCCTGGAGCACCAATCATGGAGCCACCAGGCTTTCGAACTGGAACTGGAGGAGGAGCTCCATTCAGTCAAGATGGGCTTAGAGGCTTGGTGCCCTTTGAAAGTGCCAACAGAAAAGCaagtggaggaggacagaatAGAGGAGGAGGTGCTAACAGCAACCAAGGACGTCCAGGTGGTGGGGCCACAGGTGGGCAGCAGGTGTTCACTCAAGGAGCTGACAGTCTCCGTAACCAGCCAGCCCCCGGCGGATCCAACAATCCCAATAGTCAACGTGGTGCTGCTGGCCCAACAATTGTAAAACTTCAGAACATGCCATTCACTGTAACCGTGGATGAGATCATGGACTTCTTCTATGGCTACCAGGTGTTGCAAGGCTCAGTCTGCCTGCAGTTCAGTGAGAAAGGCCTACCAACTGGCGAGGCCATGGTGGCCTTTCAGAACCatgaggaggctgctgctgctgtcatggACCTCAATGACCGACCTATTGGCGCTCGTAAAGTCAAAATAAGCCTTGGGTAA